From Pedobacter indicus, a single genomic window includes:
- a CDS encoding efflux RND transporter periplasmic adaptor subunit, which translates to MSKLKNIFKNNGVKYGAIMLAGLLLGWAIFGGGTSHSHDLESEAEETEEAGTVWTCSMHPQIKMDKPGKCPLCAMDLIPLKSSGGGGDDVIDDDAIQMSKEAIALANIQTSVVGHQDAIKEVQLYGTIQVDERLQQSQTSHVNGRIENLYVTFTGESVKEGQLIAKIYSPDLLTAQQELLEAAKLQDLQPLLLDAAKEKLRLWKVSEDQINKILQSGSASPYVNIHANTSGVVIAKNVNQGDYVNQGSVLYTISNLSKLWAIFDAYETDLPFLKVGDQLEYTLQSVPGKVYKGRIAFINPMIDASSRTAKIRVEADNRDRNLKPEMYATAQITAPLKGYSKEMVIPKSAVLWTGKRSIVYVKEPNTSTPAFKLREIVLGPSLGDQYVIMSGLENGEEIVTNGAFTVDASAQLEGKVSMMNNDQSAASAGHQHGNTESNVDQTHDMLKVAGNCEMCKSRIEKAAKGVKGVSSANWDVDAKVIHLNFDSKVTSKRNISKAIASVGHDTELDKASKATYDGLPSCCLYER; encoded by the coding sequence ATGAGCAAATTGAAGAATATATTTAAAAATAATGGGGTAAAATACGGGGCAATTATGCTGGCCGGATTACTATTGGGTTGGGCGATATTTGGAGGAGGCACATCCCATAGTCATGACCTTGAGAGCGAGGCCGAGGAAACAGAGGAAGCCGGTACGGTGTGGACTTGCTCCATGCATCCACAAATAAAAATGGATAAACCGGGTAAATGCCCCTTGTGCGCGATGGACTTGATACCCTTGAAATCATCCGGGGGTGGTGGTGATGATGTGATTGACGATGATGCAATCCAGATGTCAAAAGAGGCAATCGCTTTGGCAAATATCCAAACCTCAGTAGTTGGTCACCAAGATGCTATTAAAGAAGTACAGTTATACGGTACAATTCAAGTAGATGAACGTCTGCAGCAATCCCAAACTTCTCACGTTAACGGTCGTATAGAGAATCTATATGTAACATTTACCGGAGAGTCCGTTAAGGAAGGTCAATTGATAGCAAAAATATATTCTCCTGACCTATTGACGGCACAACAGGAACTACTGGAAGCAGCAAAACTACAAGATCTTCAACCGTTACTACTGGATGCCGCCAAAGAAAAACTGCGTTTATGGAAGGTATCAGAAGATCAGATAAACAAAATTCTACAATCGGGCAGCGCTTCTCCGTATGTGAATATCCACGCAAATACAAGCGGTGTAGTCATAGCAAAGAATGTAAACCAAGGCGATTACGTCAATCAGGGAAGTGTATTGTACACCATTTCGAACCTTTCAAAGTTATGGGCGATTTTTGATGCTTACGAAACAGATCTGCCGTTTTTAAAGGTTGGAGATCAACTCGAGTACACCTTGCAGAGCGTTCCGGGAAAGGTATACAAAGGACGGATAGCTTTTATAAATCCAATGATTGATGCTAGTTCGAGAACCGCAAAAATCAGAGTTGAAGCCGACAATAGGGACCGAAATCTGAAACCGGAAATGTATGCAACAGCACAAATTACTGCTCCTTTAAAAGGATACAGTAAGGAGATGGTAATTCCAAAATCGGCAGTATTGTGGACCGGCAAGCGATCGATTGTATACGTAAAGGAACCAAACACTTCAACGCCCGCCTTTAAACTCCGGGAGATTGTACTAGGCCCTTCCCTCGGTGATCAATACGTCATCATGTCGGGACTGGAAAATGGTGAAGAGATTGTAACAAATGGTGCTTTTACAGTAGATGCAAGTGCTCAGCTCGAAGGGAAAGTAAGCATGATGAACAATGATCAGTCGGCTGCATCAGCTGGACATCAACATGGTAATACAGAAAGCAACGTTGATCAAACGCACGATATGCTAAAGGTAGCCGGTAACTGCGAGATGTGCAAAAGCCGCATCGAAAAAGCAGCGAAAGGTGTAAAGGGCGTTTCTTCAGCGAACTGGGACGTGGATGCCAAAGTCATCCACTTGAATTTCGATTCCAAAGTAACATCAAAGCGCAACATAAGTAAAGCTATTGCTAGTGTCGGCCATGATACAGAACTGGACAAGGCTTCTAAAGCAACTTATGATGGTTTGCCGAGCTGTTGCCTGTATGAACGCTAA
- a CDS encoding DUF3347 domain-containing protein produces the protein MKHLFLGLIASSVLALTACNGNAEKKSESTTHADHSTETAPAANDATSHEQGNFSELYAHYQHLTFALSSDNDKEAANAAKGMLEALPKIKSDGFSAEDKTTYEDIAADIQEHAEHISDNLGNIAHQREHLVTLSKDFYDIAKTFGTEKPLYKVFCPMYDNNKGAYWISDSKEIKNPYYGEGMLTCGEVQEELM, from the coding sequence ATGAAACATTTATTTTTAGGCCTAATCGCCTCTTCAGTGCTGGCTTTAACAGCATGTAACGGAAACGCAGAAAAGAAATCGGAAAGCACCACGCATGCAGATCATTCAACTGAAACGGCGCCTGCTGCCAATGATGCTACATCCCATGAGCAGGGCAATTTTTCTGAATTGTATGCTCACTACCAACATTTAACATTTGCTCTGTCGTCAGATAATGATAAAGAAGCTGCCAATGCCGCTAAAGGCATGTTGGAGGCCCTTCCTAAAATCAAGTCAGATGGGTTCAGTGCGGAAGACAAAACTACATACGAGGATATTGCTGCCGATATCCAGGAGCATGCTGAACATATCTCAGACAACTTAGGGAATATCGCTCATCAGCGTGAGCATTTGGTTACACTAAGCAAGGATTTTTACGATATAGCAAAGACCTTTGGCACCGAAAAGCCTTTATATAAAGTCTTTTGCCCGATGTACGATAACAACAAAGGCGCCTATTGGATAAGTGACAGTAAGGAAATCAAAAATCCGTACTACGGCGAAGGAATGCTTACCTGTGGCGAAGTTCAAGAAGAGTTAATGTAA
- a CDS encoding DUF3347 domain-containing protein, whose amino-acid sequence MVITVLLSYTSGFAKVNLANESAQNVSQLTALFDNYFSIKDALVSSDASMAASKAASMVVSIKAVDMGKLSSEEHNAWMKVTNDLTNSAGTITKSKNVSQQRQAFALLSKSMYELAKESNQAVPVFYQHCSMFNNGKGANWLSKESAIKNPYYGNKMLTCGSVTETINNGK is encoded by the coding sequence ATGGTAATCACTGTATTACTATCATATACAAGCGGTTTTGCCAAAGTCAACCTTGCAAATGAATCGGCTCAAAACGTCTCTCAACTTACAGCACTTTTCGACAACTATTTTTCAATTAAAGATGCTCTTGTAAGCAGCGATGCCAGTATGGCGGCTTCGAAAGCGGCAAGTATGGTCGTTTCGATTAAAGCCGTGGACATGGGGAAGCTTTCCTCAGAAGAACATAACGCATGGATGAAGGTCACGAATGACCTAACTAATAGCGCAGGAACAATTACCAAATCCAAAAACGTTTCACAACAAAGACAAGCCTTTGCCTTACTTTCTAAAAGTATGTACGAACTGGCGAAGGAATCAAATCAAGCTGTACCAGTATTTTACCAACATTGTTCGATGTTCAACAATGGAAAAGGCGCAAACTGGCTAAGTAAAGAATCCGCAATCAAGAACCCTTATTACGGCAACAAGATGCTGACGTGCGGAAGTGTCACAGAAACGATTAACAACGGTAAATAA
- a CDS encoding efflux RND transporter permease subunit, translating to MLNNIIKYFLNNRLITILLLIVVITWGLISAPFNWHQNLLPSDPVPVDAIPDVGDNQQIVATEWMGRSPKDIQEQITYPLTTSLLGIPGVKTIRSSSMFGMSFLYIIFEEDVEFYWSRSRILEKLNSLPAGTLPTGVIPALGPDATALGQVYWYTLEGRNPETGEPTGGWDPDELRTVQDFYAKYNLAASEGVAEVASIGGFVKEYQVDINPDAMRAYNVTVMDIMSAIQNSNLDIGAETIEINKAEYLVRGLGYIKNVQDLEDAVVTVRSNVPVKIKDVGFVNLGPATRRGGLDKEGVEAVGGVVVARYGANPMEVINNVKATIKQMEAGLPQKTLADGTISKVTVVPFYDRSGLIQETIGTLENALSHEILICIIVVIVLVINLRASILISSILPIGVLATFIIMRQMGVEANIVALSGIAIAIGVMVDVGIVFIESILRYMDEERARGVESRGKAFVNLISRAVSEVSGALSTAMLTTIISFLPVFMMEAQEGKLFKPLAYTKTFALTSAFLLGIIVLPTLAYYVYSIRLDSKKLRKLANYFLVAAGIGLWIYSGVFIAFALTLIGINNLFTPNWKGEKFANYINVAITLFVAMYYLTVEWLPLGTQASTTLNFVFVFLAIGAILGMLWALVIYYEQVLRWSLSHRWKFMSIPIITLVFGLLAWMGTERSFGFVAKGFETIGWKSFKETAFWQKSTETFPGIGEEFMPSLNEGSFLLMPTSMPHTGIEQNLQFIRTLDKRIQNIPEVELIVGKWGRVNSALDPAPTQMFENTINYIPEYILDEDGHRERFKTNSDGHFELRNGGTYHLDQGFRQIPRDSLIADKGGNFFRQWRPEIRTADDIWQEIVNVSHLPGLTSAPKLQPIEARMVMLSTGMRAPMGLKVSGPDLESIEAGGKALETALKDIPSIMPSTVFYDRAVGAPYIELHLNRGKMARYGITVAELQEVISAGIGGMSLTNTVEGRERFPVRLRYPRELRDDPDALRRIIIPTATGVQIPLGDVVDIEYAKGAQMIQSENTFLLGYVIFDKIGGKAEVEVVREADNLLQEKIASGELTLPKGVTYAFAGNYEQQERAAKRLLLIIPMSLLAILLILYFQFRTITASLIHFSGVFVALAGGFILLWLYGQPWFMDFSVGGTNMRDLFQMHSINLSIAVWVGFIALFGLATSDGVLMGTYIHDTFVARNPRTKDEIREAVIYAGLKRVRPAAMTTATALIALLPVLTSTGKGAEIMVPMAIPTFGGMLIQSMTMFVVPVFQCWWRESALRKENRSKNKNQITDENE from the coding sequence ATGCTTAATAATATTATCAAATACTTTCTCAATAATAGATTGATTACCATTCTACTATTGATTGTAGTAATCACCTGGGGGCTAATTTCAGCACCCTTTAATTGGCATCAAAACCTGTTGCCAAGTGATCCTGTTCCGGTGGACGCTATTCCCGACGTTGGTGATAACCAGCAGATTGTAGCGACAGAATGGATGGGGAGATCTCCCAAAGATATCCAGGAACAAATCACCTATCCCCTAACTACATCCCTTTTGGGAATTCCGGGGGTAAAAACAATCCGAAGCAGTTCCATGTTCGGCATGTCGTTTCTCTATATAATTTTCGAGGAAGATGTCGAATTTTATTGGAGCCGCTCCAGAATATTAGAAAAGCTCAATTCATTACCTGCGGGCACCCTACCGACAGGAGTTATCCCTGCATTGGGTCCAGATGCGACGGCATTAGGTCAAGTTTATTGGTATACCTTAGAAGGACGCAATCCAGAAACCGGTGAACCGACCGGTGGTTGGGATCCCGATGAATTACGTACAGTACAGGATTTTTACGCTAAGTATAACTTAGCAGCTTCAGAAGGAGTTGCGGAGGTAGCTTCCATTGGCGGGTTTGTTAAAGAATACCAGGTGGATATCAATCCCGACGCTATGCGTGCCTATAATGTGACCGTAATGGATATCATGTCGGCCATTCAAAATAGCAACCTCGATATCGGTGCTGAAACAATCGAAATAAATAAGGCAGAATACCTGGTGCGCGGACTTGGCTATATTAAGAACGTCCAAGATCTGGAAGATGCGGTGGTAACCGTACGGAGCAATGTGCCTGTCAAAATAAAAGATGTAGGATTTGTAAACCTAGGGCCTGCCACAAGACGTGGTGGCTTGGATAAAGAAGGTGTCGAGGCGGTAGGTGGTGTTGTGGTAGCTCGGTACGGAGCAAACCCGATGGAGGTTATCAATAATGTGAAGGCTACAATCAAGCAAATGGAAGCCGGTCTTCCTCAAAAGACATTAGCGGACGGAACCATTTCCAAGGTGACAGTAGTTCCCTTCTATGACCGGTCGGGATTGATTCAGGAAACGATCGGAACGTTGGAAAATGCGCTCTCGCACGAAATCCTGATCTGTATAATTGTGGTGATCGTATTGGTAATTAATCTGCGCGCATCGATACTGATATCGAGTATCCTACCAATCGGGGTGTTAGCCACATTTATCATTATGCGGCAGATGGGTGTTGAGGCAAATATCGTTGCCCTTTCAGGTATCGCAATCGCAATCGGTGTCATGGTGGATGTCGGGATCGTATTTATAGAAAGCATTTTGCGCTATATGGATGAAGAAAGGGCCCGGGGTGTTGAAAGCCGTGGAAAGGCCTTCGTAAACTTAATTTCTAGAGCCGTATCGGAGGTTTCGGGCGCACTCTCTACAGCTATGCTCACCACCATCATCAGCTTTTTGCCTGTCTTTATGATGGAAGCCCAAGAAGGTAAGCTGTTCAAACCACTGGCGTATACCAAGACTTTTGCATTAACTTCAGCTTTTCTCTTAGGAATCATCGTATTACCGACGCTCGCTTACTACGTTTATTCGATTAGATTGGATAGTAAAAAACTGCGCAAGCTTGCCAACTATTTCTTAGTGGCAGCAGGTATTGGACTTTGGATATACTCGGGCGTTTTTATAGCCTTTGCTTTGACCCTGATCGGAATAAATAATCTGTTTACACCGAATTGGAAAGGAGAGAAATTTGCCAACTATATCAATGTAGCAATTACGCTTTTTGTGGCCATGTATTACCTGACGGTGGAATGGCTGCCGCTGGGTACGCAAGCCAGTACGACGCTTAACTTTGTATTTGTGTTTTTGGCAATTGGAGCCATCCTAGGGATGTTGTGGGCACTGGTGATCTATTACGAGCAGGTTTTGCGCTGGTCGCTTTCCCATCGATGGAAGTTTATGTCCATACCTATCATAACCCTGGTATTCGGATTGTTGGCTTGGATGGGTACGGAAAGAAGCTTCGGATTTGTAGCCAAGGGCTTTGAGACTATCGGATGGAAGTCGTTCAAGGAAACAGCTTTTTGGCAGAAATCAACCGAAACCTTCCCGGGTATCGGTGAAGAATTTATGCCCAGTTTAAATGAAGGCTCTTTTTTGCTGATGCCGACAAGTATGCCACATACCGGTATTGAACAAAACCTGCAATTTATTAGGACCTTAGATAAACGTATTCAGAACATTCCAGAAGTTGAACTTATCGTAGGTAAATGGGGGCGTGTAAATTCCGCCCTTGACCCGGCTCCTACCCAGATGTTTGAAAATACCATCAACTACATTCCAGAATATATTTTAGATGAGGATGGTCATCGGGAACGTTTTAAAACGAATAGCGACGGACATTTTGAACTTAGAAACGGCGGCACCTACCATCTTGATCAGGGATTTAGGCAAATTCCACGCGATAGTCTGATAGCAGACAAAGGCGGCAATTTCTTTCGCCAATGGCGCCCTGAAATCAGAACGGCAGACGATATTTGGCAGGAAATTGTCAATGTTTCCCATTTGCCGGGACTAACTTCCGCACCAAAACTGCAACCCATTGAAGCAAGAATGGTGATGCTGTCAACGGGTATGCGAGCCCCGATGGGCTTAAAGGTATCGGGTCCTGATCTGGAATCGATAGAAGCTGGAGGAAAAGCATTGGAAACTGCCCTGAAAGACATTCCCTCAATCATGCCATCTACAGTTTTCTATGACCGTGCGGTAGGTGCACCTTATATTGAATTGCATTTAAACCGGGGCAAGATGGCCAGGTACGGAATTACTGTGGCAGAATTGCAAGAAGTGATCAGTGCGGGAATTGGAGGGATGTCATTGACCAATACAGTAGAAGGCCGCGAACGGTTCCCCGTACGCCTACGTTATCCGCGCGAACTAAGGGATGACCCTGACGCCTTACGAAGAATCATCATCCCTACGGCCACTGGTGTACAAATACCTTTAGGTGATGTCGTCGACATTGAATATGCCAAAGGAGCCCAAATGATTCAGAGTGAAAACACATTCTTGTTAGGCTATGTCATATTTGACAAAATAGGCGGGAAGGCAGAAGTGGAGGTTGTGCGTGAAGCGGATAATCTCTTACAGGAAAAAATTGCTTCTGGAGAATTGACTTTGCCAAAGGGAGTGACTTATGCATTCGCGGGTAATTATGAACAGCAAGAACGCGCGGCCAAACGCTTGCTGCTGATTATCCCGATGAGCTTATTGGCGATTTTGCTCATTCTATACTTCCAGTTCCGGACAATTACGGCTTCATTAATCCATTTCTCTGGCGTATTTGTGGCACTTGCTGGAGGGTTTATTTTATTATGGCTCTACGGACAGCCATGGTTCATGGACTTCTCTGTGGGTGGGACGAATATGAGGGACTTGTTCCAGATGCACAGCATTAACCTCAGTATAGCCGTTTGGGTAGGCTTTATAGCCCTCTTTGGGTTGGCTACAAGTGACGGCGTACTAATGGGTACATATATACATGATACGTTTGTTGCCCGCAACCCAAGAACAAAAGACGAGATCAGGGAGGCTGTTATCTATGCGGGGTTAAAGCGCGTGAGGCCTGCTGCGATGACCACTGCGACTGCCTTGATAGCATTGTTGCCCGTACTCACCTCAACAGGCAAAGGAGCGGAAATTATGGTGCCGATGGCGATCCCAACTTTTGGAGGGATGTTAATTCAATCCATGACCATGTTTGTAGTGCCGGTATTCCAATGTTGGTGGAGAGAATCGGCCCTTAGAAAGGAAAACAGGTCTAAAAATAAAAATCAAATAACTGATGAAAACGAATAA
- a CDS encoding TolC family protein translates to MKTNNRYIVTILVVGLGFFSNAFAQEHRKDSLSHYIQVAIENNPGVKSQSLVHEAFLEKIPQAGAFQDPELSLEAYTMPMEIVGGRSIGNVSLMQMFPWFGTRKAARTEATHMANMQDQQYREAVNNLILQVSTQWYTMQKLNEQLHNNEENKKILDQLEQLALRKFSSPSSTARPTPVPTVSSNAPSAPSASTASSGMGGMSMGSGSTTTPAASSSMSTSSGGSMGGMAGGSQSGMSEVLRIQLEIAEIENNIASLHSQIKAEKAKFNALLNREANQEVMLGNEIQKADFKYSEEEALRIIENNNPMLKMISEQGLAFKAKAEMDKKMSYPMIGIGAQYMLVGKTNNTMLAMEGMNGKDMIMPMVSVSLPLFRKKYNAQQKESELWRRSSEENFKNTFNTLKSEYYGFKSQLDDAERVLKLYEKQTTLAQTTYSLIVKEFITGKSDLSNVIQVQRQLLDYQLRKAEALANYNTMAVSIVNLLAYNR, encoded by the coding sequence ATGAAAACGAATAACAGATATATAGTAACGATCCTAGTTGTAGGGTTAGGTTTCTTTTCGAATGCTTTCGCTCAAGAGCATAGGAAGGATTCACTATCACATTACATACAGGTCGCGATAGAAAACAATCCCGGCGTAAAGTCGCAGAGCCTAGTGCATGAGGCTTTCCTTGAAAAAATTCCGCAAGCGGGAGCTTTTCAGGATCCCGAACTATCTTTGGAAGCATACACCATGCCCATGGAAATTGTTGGTGGCCGCTCCATTGGGAATGTCAGTTTGATGCAGATGTTTCCTTGGTTTGGTACAAGAAAAGCTGCTCGGACAGAAGCAACCCATATGGCTAATATGCAAGATCAGCAATATCGGGAAGCAGTGAATAACTTGATTCTACAGGTCAGCACGCAATGGTATACGATGCAAAAACTGAACGAGCAGCTACACAATAATGAAGAAAATAAAAAAATATTAGATCAGTTGGAGCAATTGGCCTTGAGGAAATTTTCTTCCCCATCCAGTACTGCTCGACCTACCCCGGTTCCGACCGTTAGCAGCAATGCTCCTTCCGCACCTTCTGCCTCCACTGCCTCATCTGGCATGGGTGGTATGAGTATGGGAAGTGGCTCAACGACAACTCCAGCTGCTAGCTCAAGTATGTCTACCTCATCTGGAGGGAGCATGGGCGGCATGGCAGGTGGTTCACAATCGGGCATGTCAGAGGTTCTCCGAATTCAACTGGAAATTGCTGAAATTGAAAATAACATCGCAAGCCTCCATTCGCAAATTAAAGCGGAGAAAGCAAAATTCAATGCCTTGTTAAATAGAGAAGCCAACCAAGAAGTTATGCTGGGTAACGAGATTCAAAAAGCGGACTTCAAATATAGTGAAGAAGAAGCTTTGAGAATTATTGAAAATAACAATCCCATGCTTAAAATGATTTCAGAACAAGGTTTGGCTTTTAAAGCGAAAGCAGAAATGGATAAAAAAATGAGCTATCCGATGATTGGTATCGGCGCTCAATATATGCTTGTCGGCAAAACCAACAACACGATGCTCGCCATGGAGGGTATGAATGGGAAAGATATGATTATGCCGATGGTCTCAGTGAGCCTGCCGCTGTTTCGTAAAAAATACAATGCCCAGCAAAAAGAAAGTGAATTGTGGCGGAGGTCAAGTGAGGAAAATTTTAAAAACACTTTCAATACCCTGAAAAGCGAGTATTATGGTTTCAAAAGTCAATTGGATGATGCAGAACGGGTTTTGAAACTGTATGAAAAGCAGACAACACTTGCTCAAACTACTTATAGTTTAATCGTAAAAGAGTTCATAACCGGCAAAAGCGACCTGAGCAATGTCATTCAAGTGCAGCGTCAACTATTAGACTATCAACTTAGAAAAGCAGAAGCGCTAGCCAATTACAATACCATGGCCGTGTCAATAGTGAACTTATTAGCATACAACAGATAA
- a CDS encoding heavy-metal-associated domain-containing protein, whose amino-acid sequence MENRELKFKTNINCGGCIASVKPHLDKANEISHWKVDTGSKDKVLTVTSDGATEQQVIDIVEQAGFKIEPINS is encoded by the coding sequence ATGGAAAATAGAGAATTAAAATTCAAGACAAACATCAATTGCGGCGGTTGTATCGCATCTGTAAAACCTCACTTGGACAAAGCTAATGAGATTTCTCATTGGAAAGTTGATACAGGCAGCAAGGATAAGGTGCTAACCGTTACCTCCGATGGTGCAACTGAACAGCAGGTTATCGACATCGTGGAACAGGCGGGTTTTAAAATAGAACCCATCAATTCTTGA